The Paraburkholderia sp. SOS3 genome includes a region encoding these proteins:
- a CDS encoding LysR family transcriptional regulator, with amino-acid sequence MELRLLRAFLTVARMKHFGRAADSLALSQPALSKQIAALEESVGAKLFERGRHGAELTVFGETFLADAEMLVRDADDVLARAREASGGKRGFLRVGLGLSTLTIAPRLIAEFRQRHPDISVTLHDLSSAEQTRRLLAGQLEIGFVRLPADHGLSVFRVIDETLALAVPEHVRWKRLPANLQTLNELGLIALSRRQGPGLAAQIDQWCSEHHFVPNIVQQADDIQSILAAVAAGVGAAFLPSRTQYLLRDARIIPLRDASARWQIGLAWQSDRDNAVVRRFVEFARAELARATPGETVNAPRTAQSRRPSSPPRAPRR; translated from the coding sequence ATGGAACTTCGCCTGCTCCGCGCGTTTCTCACCGTCGCTCGCATGAAGCACTTCGGCCGCGCAGCCGATTCGCTTGCGCTGAGCCAGCCCGCGCTGAGCAAGCAGATCGCTGCGCTCGAAGAAAGCGTCGGTGCGAAATTGTTCGAGCGCGGCAGGCATGGCGCCGAACTGACCGTATTCGGTGAAACCTTCCTTGCCGACGCCGAAATGCTGGTTCGCGATGCCGACGACGTGCTCGCGCGCGCACGCGAAGCGAGCGGCGGCAAGCGCGGGTTTCTGCGTGTCGGACTGGGTTTGTCGACGCTGACCATCGCACCGCGGCTGATTGCCGAGTTCCGGCAGCGGCATCCGGATATCAGCGTGACCTTGCACGATCTGTCGTCGGCGGAGCAGACGCGACGGTTGCTCGCCGGTCAACTCGAAATTGGCTTTGTGCGATTGCCCGCCGATCACGGCCTATCCGTGTTTCGCGTGATCGATGAAACGCTCGCGCTTGCCGTGCCCGAGCATGTGCGCTGGAAGCGCCTGCCGGCGAATCTGCAAACGCTGAACGAACTCGGTTTGATTGCGCTATCGCGGCGCCAGGGTCCGGGGCTCGCCGCGCAAATCGATCAGTGGTGCAGCGAGCATCATTTCGTGCCGAACATCGTTCAGCAGGCGGACGACATCCAGTCCATTCTCGCCGCGGTGGCGGCCGGTGTCGGCGCGGCGTTTCTGCCGTCGCGCACGCAATATCTGTTGCGCGATGCGCGGATCATTCCGTTGCGCGACGCCTCCGCGCGCTGGCAGATCGGCCTTGCGTGGCAAAGCGATCGCGACAATGCGGTGGTCAGGCGTTTCGTCGAATTCGCGCGCGCCGAGCTTGCGCGCGCTACACCGGGCGAAACGGTCAACGCGCCTCGTACTGCGCAATCGCGGCGTCCGTCATCCCCGCCGCGCGCGCCGCGTCGATAA